In Streptomyces capitiformicae, one genomic interval encodes:
- a CDS encoding SurA N-terminal domain-containing protein — protein MHRRRRRTALLLSAAITAAAPLLSACGSDAHPGAAAVVGGERITVSQLENRVNDVRAAQRAASADEAQYQRLVAQTGTLTRHTLNGMVLEKVLDQALEDAGVRVTRKEVQEYRSALEEQEGGSQGLELSWLQQYNVAPEHLDESIRSDVEVQRLATALGVDVNTPDGSAVFWQAMAKASEKLGVDLNPRYGTWDVEVEKQGRVGMAEAKTPWVREVTKAGTQEPA, from the coding sequence TTGCACCGCCGTCGTCGTCGCACCGCGCTCCTCCTCTCCGCCGCGATCACCGCCGCGGCCCCCCTCCTCTCCGCCTGCGGAAGCGACGCGCATCCGGGCGCGGCGGCCGTCGTGGGCGGCGAGCGGATCACGGTCTCGCAACTGGAGAACCGGGTGAACGACGTGCGTGCCGCACAGCGGGCGGCCAGCGCGGACGAGGCCCAGTACCAGCGGCTCGTCGCCCAGACCGGCACCCTCACCCGCCACACCCTGAACGGCATGGTCCTGGAGAAGGTCCTCGACCAGGCCCTCGAAGACGCCGGCGTGCGGGTCACCCGCAAGGAAGTCCAGGAATACCGCTCCGCCCTGGAAGAGCAGGAAGGAGGCTCCCAGGGCCTGGAGCTGAGCTGGCTGCAGCAGTACAACGTCGCCCCCGAGCACCTCGACGAGAGCATCCGCAGCGACGTCGAGGTCCAGAGACTCGCCACCGCCCTCGGCGTCGACGTCAACACCCCGGATGGCAGCGCCGTCTTCTGGCAGGCCATGGCCAAGGCCTCGGAGAAACTCGGCGTCGACCTCAACCCCCGCTACGGCACCTGGGACGTCGAGGTCGAGAAGCAGGGCCGCGTGGGCATGGCGGAAGCCAAGACGCCATGGGTACGAGAGGTCACGAAGGCGGGGACGCAGGAGCCGGCGTAG
- a CDS encoding cytochrome P450 family protein, with the protein MTNQPHPTPTGTPTGTDAPDLFTWEFATNPYPAYAWLREHAPVHRTRLPSGVEAWLVTRYVDAKQALADARLSKNPAHHDEPAHAKGKTGIPGERKAELMTHLLNIDPPDHTRLRRLVSKAFTPRRVAEFAPRVQELTDHLIDQFADKGEADLIHEFAFPLPIYAICDMLGVPREDQDDFRDWAGMMIRHGGGPRGGVARSVKKMRGYLADLIHRKREALPDTPTPGEDLISALIRASDHGEHLTENEAAAMAFILLFAGFETTVNLIGNGTYALLTHPDQRARLQTSLAAKETALLETGVEELLRYDGPVELATWRFATQPLTIGGQDIAPGDPVLVVLAAADRDPARFNDPDTLDLSRRDNQHLGYGHGIHYCLGAPLARLEGQTALATLLTRLPDLQLAVNPADLRWRGGLIMRGLRTLPVEFKPVRVADGGTS; encoded by the coding sequence GTGACCAACCAGCCCCACCCCACCCCCACCGGCACCCCAACGGGAACCGACGCACCCGACCTCTTCACCTGGGAGTTCGCCACCAATCCCTACCCGGCGTACGCCTGGCTCCGTGAGCACGCCCCCGTGCACCGCACGCGTCTCCCCAGCGGCGTAGAAGCCTGGCTGGTCACCCGCTATGTGGACGCGAAGCAGGCCCTGGCCGACGCGCGCCTCTCCAAGAACCCGGCGCATCATGACGAACCGGCCCACGCCAAGGGGAAGACCGGGATCCCCGGCGAGCGTAAGGCCGAGTTGATGACTCACCTCCTCAACATCGACCCGCCGGATCACACGAGACTCCGCCGGCTCGTCTCGAAGGCCTTCACGCCCCGCCGAGTCGCCGAGTTCGCCCCCCGCGTCCAGGAGCTGACCGACCACCTCATCGACCAGTTCGCGGACAAGGGCGAGGCCGATCTCATCCACGAGTTCGCCTTCCCACTCCCCATCTACGCGATCTGCGACATGCTCGGCGTCCCCCGCGAGGACCAGGACGACTTCCGCGACTGGGCCGGCATGATGATCCGGCACGGCGGCGGCCCGCGCGGCGGGGTCGCCCGGTCGGTCAAGAAGATGCGCGGCTACCTCGCCGACCTCATCCACCGCAAGCGCGAGGCACTCCCCGACACCCCCACCCCCGGCGAAGACCTCATCTCCGCTCTCATCCGCGCCTCCGACCACGGTGAGCACCTCACCGAGAACGAAGCCGCGGCCATGGCCTTCATCCTCCTCTTCGCCGGCTTCGAGACGACGGTCAACCTCATCGGCAACGGCACCTACGCCCTCCTCACCCACCCCGACCAGCGCGCCCGCCTCCAGACCTCCCTCGCCGCGAAGGAAACCGCACTGCTCGAAACCGGCGTGGAGGAACTCCTCCGCTACGACGGCCCCGTCGAACTCGCCACCTGGCGCTTCGCCACCCAGCCCCTGACCATCGGCGGCCAGGACATCGCTCCCGGCGATCCCGTCCTCGTCGTCCTCGCCGCCGCCGATCGCGACCCGGCCCGCTTCAACGACCCTGACACCCTCGATCTCTCCCGCCGCGACAACCAGCACCTCGGTTACGGCCACGGCATCCACTACTGCCTCGGCGCACCTCTTGCCCGCCTCGAAGGACAGACCGCGCTGGCCACGCTCCTCACCCGCCTCCCCGACCTGCAACTCGCGGTGAATCCGGCCGATTTGCGGTGGCGCGGTGGGCTCATTATGCGTGGATTGCGCACCCTTCCGGTGGAGTTCAAGCCGGTTCGGGTGGCCGATGGTGGTACCTCGTAA
- a CDS encoding glycoside hydrolase domain-containing protein, which translates to MSSKSSHRQSKKRRYVAWTAAGAAVLAGAGLAAQNSLAAPTAWPAAKVYTGRAFDTCTAPSLSAMKAWNTGFYGAAAVYIGGRNRGCSQPNLTASWVKSVSSLGWKLVPLYVGAQPPCQTGSSPEVINASTAASQGAADGADAVAKAAALGMKPGSALYLDVEAYDTTNTDCNNAVLTYIRAWHKALGAKQYRSGFYGFSSSSAKAVATATDRTNLPGNLWYAKWDKINTTTTDWPYDPKLYTGHHRAHQYMVNSKETRGGHTINVDRNAWDAPVAIVG; encoded by the coding sequence ATGTCCAGCAAGTCCAGCCACCGGCAGTCCAAGAAGCGCAGATACGTCGCCTGGACCGCCGCCGGAGCCGCCGTGCTCGCCGGAGCGGGCCTGGCCGCGCAGAACTCCCTCGCCGCCCCCACCGCCTGGCCGGCCGCCAAGGTCTACACGGGCCGCGCCTTCGACACCTGCACGGCACCGTCCCTGTCCGCGATGAAGGCCTGGAACACCGGCTTCTACGGTGCGGCCGCCGTCTATATCGGCGGCAGGAACCGCGGCTGCTCCCAGCCCAATCTCACCGCGTCCTGGGTGAAGTCCGTCAGCTCCCTCGGCTGGAAGCTCGTCCCGCTCTACGTCGGCGCCCAGCCGCCCTGCCAGACCGGTTCCAGCCCCGAGGTGATCAACGCGTCGACCGCCGCCTCCCAGGGTGCCGCCGACGGGGCCGACGCCGTGGCGAAGGCCGCCGCCCTCGGCATGAAGCCGGGCAGCGCGCTCTACCTGGACGTGGAGGCGTACGACACCACGAACACCGACTGTAACAACGCCGTCCTCACCTACATCAGGGCCTGGCACAAGGCGCTCGGCGCCAAGCAGTACCGGTCCGGCTTCTACGGCTTCAGCAGCTCCAGCGCCAAGGCGGTCGCCACCGCCACCGACCGCACCAACCTGCCGGGCAACCTCTGGTACGCCAAGTGGGACAAGATCAACACGACGACCACCGACTGGCCGTACGACCCGAAGCTGTACACCGGGCACCACCGTGCCCACCAGTACATGGTCAACAGCAAGGAGACGCGCGGCGGGCACACGATCAACGTCGACCGGAACGCGTGGGACGCGCCGGTGGCGATCGTCGGCTGA
- a CDS encoding serine/threonine-protein kinase, whose amino-acid sequence MSTLIGQGGMGQVWTAYDQRLDRRVAVKLLRPDKVAGQEADELRRRFVRECRVTAQVDHPGLVTVHDAGSEGEELFLVMQYVDGADLADHLAEHDPYPWQWTVSVAAQLCAVLSAVHAVPIIHRDLKPRNVMVKQDGTVTVLDLGVASVMDTDTTRLTHTGSPIGSPAYMAPEQAMGGAVGPYTDLYALGVLMHELLSGNVPFTGSTALGVLHRHLYEPPVPVRRIRPEVPEALEALVLRLLSKDPQHRPSSAQETYEQLLPLLPARGMPTGSPLDPTRPFLRPHAPWPDRARIPAPQPSAASVQTPAVEKPDVAGAVDEVKRLLGEGRITQAVDILGAILPAAAAQHGEHSPVVRTLRKQYAATLMDDGQYRRALPELRRLADERAAEAGQADPQSLRFRYESAQCLEQLGEPAAALAEYRSLLPYFENQYVGGDPELSLDVRRRIGHLLLALGDRGAAHETLGRLLLDVERLRGPGHPLAGEVRRTLQWLGQVRG is encoded by the coding sequence CTGTCCACGCTCATCGGGCAGGGCGGCATGGGCCAGGTGTGGACGGCGTACGACCAGCGTCTCGACCGGCGCGTGGCGGTGAAGCTGCTGCGCCCGGACAAGGTCGCGGGTCAGGAGGCCGACGAACTGCGCCGCCGCTTCGTGCGCGAGTGCCGCGTCACCGCCCAGGTCGACCACCCCGGCCTGGTCACGGTGCACGACGCGGGCAGCGAGGGCGAGGAGCTGTTCCTCGTCATGCAGTACGTCGACGGGGCCGACCTCGCCGACCACCTCGCCGAACACGACCCGTACCCCTGGCAGTGGACCGTCTCGGTCGCCGCCCAGCTGTGCGCCGTGCTGTCCGCCGTGCACGCGGTGCCGATCATCCATCGCGACCTCAAGCCGCGGAACGTCATGGTCAAGCAGGACGGCACGGTCACCGTCCTCGACCTGGGCGTCGCCTCCGTGATGGACACCGACACCACCCGCCTCACCCACACCGGCTCACCCATCGGCAGCCCCGCCTACATGGCCCCCGAACAGGCCATGGGCGGCGCGGTCGGCCCGTACACCGATCTGTACGCCCTCGGCGTGCTGATGCACGAACTGCTCAGCGGGAACGTCCCGTTCACCGGGTCCACGGCCCTCGGCGTCCTGCACCGCCACCTCTACGAGCCGCCGGTCCCCGTCCGCCGTATCCGCCCCGAGGTGCCCGAGGCACTGGAGGCCCTGGTCCTGCGGCTGCTCTCCAAGGACCCGCAGCACCGCCCGTCCTCCGCGCAGGAGACGTACGAACAACTCCTCCCGCTGCTCCCCGCGCGGGGCATGCCCACCGGCTCGCCGCTCGACCCCACTCGCCCCTTCCTGCGCCCGCACGCCCCCTGGCCGGACCGCGCCCGCATCCCCGCGCCCCAGCCCTCCGCCGCCTCCGTGCAGACGCCCGCGGTCGAGAAGCCGGACGTCGCGGGTGCCGTCGACGAGGTCAAGCGACTCCTCGGCGAGGGCCGCATCACGCAGGCCGTCGACATCCTCGGCGCGATCCTCCCGGCCGCTGCCGCCCAGCACGGCGAGCACTCACCCGTCGTCCGCACCCTGCGCAAGCAGTACGCGGCCACCCTCATGGACGACGGCCAGTACCGCCGAGCCCTGCCCGAGCTGCGTCGCCTCGCCGACGAGCGCGCCGCCGAGGCCGGCCAGGCCGATCCGCAGTCCCTGCGCTTCCGCTACGAGTCCGCCCAGTGCCTCGAACAGCTCGGCGAACCGGCGGCAGCCCTCGCCGAGTACCGCTCCCTCCTGCCGTACTTCGAGAACCAGTACGTCGGCGGCGACCCCGAACTGTCGCTGGACGTCCGCCGCCGCATAGGCCACCTCCTCCTCGCCCTCGGCGACCGAGGCGCCGCCCACGAGACCCTGGGCCGCCTCCTCCTCGACGTGGAGCGCCTGCGGGGCCCCGGCCATCCGCTGGCGGGCGAGGTGCGGCGGACGTTGCAGTGGCTGGGGCAGGTGCGGGGCTGA
- a CDS encoding LysM peptidoglycan-binding domain-containing protein has translation MLFSSKGKHRRPSKAARAIAVVGVTGAAAIAAPLMVAGSASAATASEWDAVAQCESGGDWSINTGNGYYGGLQFAASTWAGYGGTKYAATADQATKAQQIEIAEKVLAGQGKGAWPVCGTGLSSASYDGAAASDSGSSNSNSGSNSGSSQESTQESTQETRASRSSERATVETPTGKKVKKGDGEYKVVSGDTLSGIAEEENVEGGWEKLYELNQDIIDDADFIYPGQQLHLS, from the coding sequence ATGCTGTTTTCCAGCAAGGGCAAGCACCGCCGCCCGAGCAAGGCCGCCCGTGCCATCGCCGTCGTCGGCGTCACCGGTGCCGCCGCCATCGCCGCTCCGCTGATGGTCGCCGGCAGCGCCTCGGCCGCCACCGCCTCCGAGTGGGACGCGGTCGCCCAGTGCGAGTCCGGCGGCGACTGGTCCATCAACACCGGCAACGGCTACTACGGCGGTCTGCAGTTCGCCGCCTCCACCTGGGCCGGCTATGGCGGTACGAAGTACGCCGCCACCGCCGACCAGGCCACCAAGGCCCAGCAGATCGAGATAGCCGAGAAGGTCCTCGCGGGCCAGGGCAAGGGTGCCTGGCCGGTCTGCGGCACGGGCCTGTCCAGCGCCTCCTACGACGGTGCCGCCGCCTCCGACAGCGGCTCCTCGAACTCGAACTCGGGCTCGAACTCCGGCTCCTCGCAGGAGAGCACCCAGGAGAGCACTCAGGAGACCCGCGCCTCCCGCTCCTCCGAGCGCGCCACCGTCGAGACCCCGACCGGCAAGAAGGTCAAGAAGGGCGACGGCGAGTACAAGGTCGTCTCCGGCGACACCCTCAGCGGCATCGCCGAGGAGGAGAACGTCGAAGGTGGCTGGGAGAAGCTCTACGAGCTGAACCAGGACATCATCGACGACGCCGACTTCATCTACCCCGGCCAGCAGCTCCACCTGAGCTGA
- a CDS encoding nucleoside triphosphate pyrophosphohydrolase, with translation MNANRPDGAPDTTAPAPASGPGRVVLLTTSHRVAPGLLSWPAWQALREADRVLCADEAHPQLPYLREAGITVERAAPTAEELVDACAGDRTVVVVATAEGEPHLTDGLARLAGSGRVQMPSLELLPASYDLPGARLLDLVQVMDRIRRECPWSSQQTHKGLTKYGIEEAYELVEAIEEGDRDELREELGDVLLQVVFHARIAEEDPGTPFSIDDVAATIVTKLIHRHPHVFGDETATTPEEVKEHWLRTKAVEKRRESVTDGIPLGQPGLALASKLASRVRTAGLDVPLPTGEGPGYELLAMAVRAEAAGVDPEAALRAAARAYRDAVRAAEGLDA, from the coding sequence GTGAACGCAAACCGCCCCGACGGCGCCCCCGACACCACGGCCCCCGCACCGGCTTCCGGCCCCGGCCGTGTCGTCCTGCTCACCACCAGCCACCGTGTCGCGCCCGGCCTGCTCTCCTGGCCCGCCTGGCAGGCGCTGCGCGAGGCCGACCGCGTCCTCTGCGCGGACGAGGCACACCCCCAGCTCCCCTACCTCCGCGAAGCCGGCATAACGGTCGAGCGGGCGGCCCCGACCGCCGAGGAACTGGTCGACGCCTGCGCCGGTGACCGCACGGTCGTGGTCGTCGCCACAGCGGAGGGCGAACCCCACCTGACCGACGGCCTGGCCCGCCTCGCCGGCTCCGGCCGCGTCCAGATGCCGTCACTGGAACTCCTCCCCGCCTCCTACGACCTCCCCGGCGCCCGCCTCCTCGACCTCGTCCAGGTCATGGACCGCATCCGCCGCGAATGCCCCTGGTCCTCCCAGCAGACCCACAAGGGCCTGACCAAGTACGGCATCGAGGAGGCGTACGAGCTGGTCGAGGCGATCGAGGAGGGCGACAGAGACGAACTGCGGGAGGAGTTGGGCGACGTCCTGCTCCAGGTCGTCTTCCACGCCCGCATAGCCGAGGAGGACCCCGGCACCCCGTTCTCCATCGACGACGTGGCCGCCACCATCGTCACCAAACTCATCCACCGCCACCCCCACGTATTCGGCGACGAGACCGCCACGACCCCCGAGGAGGTCAAGGAGCACTGGCTCCGCACGAAGGCGGTAGAGAAGCGACGCGAGTCGGTCACGGACGGCATACCCCTCGGCCAGCCCGGCCTCGCCCTGGCCTCGAAGCTGGCGTCCCGGGTCCGCACGGCTGGCCTGGACGTCCCGCTCCCGACCGGCGAGGGCCCCGGCTACGAGTTGCTGGCGATGGCGGTACGCGCGGAGGCGGCCGGAGTCGACCCCGAGGCGGCGCTGCGGGCGGCGGCCCGGGCGTACCGGGACGCGGTAAGGGCGGCCGAGGGGCTGGACGCTTAG
- a CDS encoding tetratricopeptide repeat protein — MGAGVGREPEDETGEERSVKASGSRSVAAGGDIGMVITGDNATVNSITGGTYNEPVIQARNIGNTSTGPQYTGDHFDFRGADFHDKVVAKETNYTETNYYGNVPAPADWRPVADVEPRQLGVSETLPIPGQPGIPPYVPRDCDEELEAKLAHGGLVLILGERYAGKSYTAWQGVRSLDGHVFYAPHHGEDLRDLLVALQGRTGKYVVWLDELTDHFGEGGLEPRLLGKLTGLGAVVLGTMNPDEYYRRRTRTGPGDRVVATARTVRLPREWTDAELRRLSQLDDPRAYPAYMWSGKEGAASYFAVGHLLFDEWQREGTRAEHPRGQMLVRAAVDLARCGVTGAVPVELLRQVQEQYGTEEQESFEDALAWATTSLFGVSGLLVRGEEADTWRAYGALVAEALRSDDLEPVLDGVWWLLLDAAASGAPIDRTAVLDAARAALHPRFEEGDAELMFAFADRVGGGESEGLLRRAADAGHVQATEAWAARLVDAGDEVTALRYLELAAEAGSVSAAREAGRLHRERAERWLRVAAESGDGEAAHQLGDLLGGGADPQESLRWYVKAVDAGYEAAATSLGRELINRNGRKDGEFWLRRGVALGDAQAALSLAVVLEDQRGRNAEAEELYRRAMAAGHPLASSYLGELLLRTGPVDEGEALLRRAAAQGSDEAAYWLWMRMVKSGDKPEANKWLVTAARLGHYYAKRHLGQLPGPDSDPPATVNE; from the coding sequence GTGGGGGCTGGTGTGGGGCGGGAGCCGGAGGACGAGACCGGGGAAGAGCGCTCGGTGAAGGCCAGTGGCAGCAGGTCGGTCGCCGCCGGGGGTGACATCGGCATGGTGATCACCGGCGACAACGCCACCGTCAACTCCATCACGGGCGGAACCTACAACGAGCCCGTCATCCAGGCCCGCAACATCGGCAACACCTCGACGGGGCCTCAGTACACCGGTGACCACTTCGACTTCAGGGGTGCCGACTTCCACGACAAAGTCGTCGCCAAGGAGACCAACTACACGGAGACCAACTACTACGGCAATGTTCCGGCCCCCGCCGACTGGCGGCCGGTGGCCGATGTCGAGCCCCGGCAGCTCGGGGTCAGCGAGACCCTGCCCATACCCGGGCAGCCCGGCATCCCGCCGTACGTCCCTCGCGACTGCGACGAGGAACTGGAGGCCAAGCTCGCGCACGGCGGCCTGGTGCTGATCCTGGGGGAGCGGTACGCGGGCAAGTCGTACACGGCGTGGCAGGGCGTGCGGTCGCTGGACGGCCATGTGTTCTATGCGCCCCACCACGGCGAGGATCTGCGGGACCTTCTCGTCGCGTTGCAGGGCAGGACCGGCAAGTACGTGGTCTGGCTGGACGAGTTGACCGACCACTTCGGCGAAGGCGGCTTGGAGCCACGGCTGTTGGGCAAGCTCACCGGCCTCGGCGCGGTCGTGCTCGGCACCATGAACCCCGACGAGTACTACCGGCGCCGGACCCGGACCGGCCCCGGCGACCGTGTCGTGGCCACGGCCCGCACGGTACGACTGCCCCGCGAGTGGACCGACGCCGAGCTGCGGCGCCTGTCGCAACTCGACGACCCACGCGCCTACCCGGCCTACATGTGGAGCGGCAAGGAGGGCGCGGCCTCGTACTTCGCGGTCGGCCATCTGCTGTTCGACGAGTGGCAGCGCGAGGGGACGCGGGCCGAGCATCCGCGGGGGCAGATGCTGGTGCGGGCGGCGGTGGACCTGGCGCGGTGCGGGGTCACGGGCGCCGTACCGGTCGAACTGCTCCGGCAGGTCCAGGAGCAGTACGGGACGGAGGAGCAGGAGTCGTTCGAGGATGCTCTCGCCTGGGCGACGACCTCGCTGTTCGGCGTCTCGGGACTGCTCGTGCGGGGCGAGGAGGCCGACACCTGGCGGGCGTACGGGGCGCTGGTCGCGGAGGCGCTGCGGTCGGACGACCTGGAGCCGGTGCTGGACGGGGTGTGGTGGCTGCTGCTCGACGCGGCTGCGTCCGGGGCACCGATCGACCGTACCGCCGTCCTGGACGCGGCCCGTGCGGCGCTGCACCCGCGGTTCGAGGAGGGCGACGCGGAGCTGATGTTCGCCTTCGCCGACCGAGTGGGTGGCGGCGAGAGTGAGGGTCTGCTGCGGAGGGCGGCCGACGCGGGACACGTACAGGCGACTGAGGCGTGGGCAGCGCGGCTGGTGGATGCCGGGGACGAGGTGACGGCGCTTCGCTACCTGGAACTCGCGGCGGAGGCCGGGAGCGTCAGTGCGGCACGTGAGGCCGGACGATTGCACCGCGAGCGCGCTGAGCGGTGGTTACGGGTGGCTGCTGAGAGCGGAGACGGCGAGGCGGCGCATCAGTTGGGCGATTTGCTGGGGGGTGGGGCGGACCCCCAGGAAAGCCTCCGGTGGTACGTCAAGGCAGTCGATGCCGGTTATGAGGCGGCGGCCACGAGCCTCGGCCGGGAACTGATCAACCGGAACGGACGGAAGGACGGGGAATTCTGGCTCCGCCGCGGTGTAGCCCTCGGAGATGCACAAGCAGCGCTCAGTCTCGCGGTCGTTCTGGAGGACCAGCGGGGTCGCAACGCGGAAGCGGAGGAGCTTTACCGCAGAGCCATGGCAGCAGGGCATCCCCTCGCGTCTTCTTACCTCGGCGAGCTTCTCCTCCGCACAGGTCCCGTGGATGAGGGGGAGGCTCTTCTGCGCCGGGCCGCCGCGCAAGGCAGCGATGAGGCCGCGTACTGGCTGTGGATGCGCATGGTGAAGAGTGGTGACAAGCCGGAAGCCAACAAGTGGCTGGTCACAGCCGCCCGACTGGGCCACTACTACGCGAAGCGGCATCTGGGCCAGCTCCCCGGCCCCGACTCGGACCCACCAGCTACCGTCAACGAGTGA
- a CDS encoding LysM peptidoglycan-binding domain-containing protein, which produces MLSGTGRHRRPRQAPALLVAAGVTGSAIAIPFLGATGASAASGTTWDQVAECESGGSWSADTGNGRYGGLQMTQENWESYGGLDYATSPDQASRSQQIAVAEKILADQGVGVWSTCGLLHNLGGDSGTADVDTGVADDSSNSGDSSSSTESTKSAESPETPDSSRSADSSNSSETSDSSPDAAEGSIKADVDSNDSKNSGESAESGDSVESGDSGSDVSQGSDSSSADDAGSGRHRGASADESADDNARTESSSSSSSPSGRHASRGGEAARETVDAVHASYTVREGDSLTSIADSLALQGGWRELYAENEGTVGTDPDLILPGQTLEVGVETGEK; this is translated from the coding sequence ATGCTCTCCGGGACCGGTCGTCACCGTCGCCCCCGTCAGGCTCCGGCCCTCCTCGTCGCCGCCGGAGTGACCGGCTCCGCCATCGCCATCCCATTCCTCGGCGCCACCGGCGCGAGCGCGGCCAGCGGAACCACCTGGGACCAGGTGGCGGAGTGCGAGAGCGGCGGCTCCTGGAGCGCGGACACCGGCAACGGACGCTACGGCGGCCTCCAGATGACCCAGGAGAACTGGGAGAGCTACGGCGGCCTCGACTACGCCACCAGCCCCGACCAGGCCAGCCGTTCACAGCAAATAGCCGTCGCCGAGAAGATCCTCGCCGACCAGGGCGTCGGCGTCTGGTCCACCTGCGGGCTGCTCCACAACCTCGGCGGCGACTCCGGTACCGCCGATGTGGACACCGGTGTCGCGGACGATTCGTCGAACTCGGGTGATTCATCCAGTTCCACGGAATCGACGAAGTCGGCTGAATCCCCTGAAACACCCGATTCCTCCCGCTCCGCCGACTCGTCCAATTCATCCGAAACGTCCGACTCTTCCCCGGATGCCGCAGAAGGCTCCATCAAGGCCGACGTCGATTCGAACGACTCCAAGAACTCCGGCGAATCCGCCGAATCCGGTGACTCCGTCGAATCCGGTGACTCCGGCAGCGATGTCTCGCAGGGATCCGACAGCTCTTCCGCGGATGACGCCGGCAGCGGTCGCCATCGGGGTGCGAGCGCTGACGAGAGCGCCGACGACAACGCCCGTACCGAATCCTCCTCGTCCTCGTCCTCGCCCTCGGGCCGTCACGCCTCCCGGGGCGGCGAGGCCGCGCGCGAAACCGTCGACGCCGTCCATGCCTCGTACACCGTCCGCGAAGGGGACAGTCTGACGTCCATCGCGGACTCCCTTGCCCTTCAGGGCGGGTGGCGTGAGCTGTACGCCGAGAACGAGGGCACGGTTGGAACTGACCCGGACCTTATCCTTCCCGGTCAGACCCTCGAAGTCGGTGTCGAAACGGGCGAAAAGTAG